The following proteins come from a genomic window of Priestia filamentosa:
- a CDS encoding diacylglycerol kinase — protein sequence MKRARIIYNPTSGRELIKKNLAEVLQHFEQAGYETSCHATTCAGDATVAAEVAVERGYDLIVAAGGDGTINEVVNGMAGKENRPNLGVIPVGTTNDFARALNIPRTIMGACQAITDGEAMPIDLGCVTNEGNTHYFINIAGGGKLTELTYEVPSKTKTMLGQLAYYLKGMEMLPFIKPTNVRIEYDGRVYDGEVMLFLVSLTNSVGGFEKLAPDSSLNDGLFDLLILKKANLAEFIRVATLALRGEHMHDSHVIYTKANRVKISTEEKMQLNLDGEFGGLLPGEFVNMYRHINVYMPKEKAQEIRDKEKELNMENELKDV from the coding sequence ATGAAACGTGCAAGAATTATTTATAACCCAACATCTGGGCGTGAATTAATTAAAAAAAATCTAGCAGAAGTGCTTCAGCATTTTGAACAAGCTGGGTATGAGACCTCTTGTCATGCAACAACATGTGCAGGAGATGCAACTGTTGCAGCTGAGGTTGCAGTTGAACGCGGTTATGATCTCATCGTTGCAGCTGGTGGAGATGGAACAATTAATGAAGTTGTAAACGGTATGGCTGGAAAAGAGAACCGTCCAAACCTTGGCGTAATTCCTGTTGGCACAACAAATGACTTTGCTCGTGCTTTAAATATCCCAAGAACAATTATGGGCGCATGCCAAGCCATTACAGATGGCGAAGCAATGCCAATTGACCTTGGCTGTGTAACAAATGAAGGAAACACCCATTATTTTATTAACATTGCAGGCGGAGGTAAGCTAACAGAGCTAACATATGAAGTGCCAAGCAAAACAAAAACAATGCTTGGTCAGCTTGCTTATTATTTAAAAGGAATGGAGATGCTTCCATTCATCAAACCAACAAATGTAAGAATTGAATATGATGGACGTGTTTACGATGGAGAAGTTATGCTTTTTCTCGTATCCCTTACAAACTCTGTTGGTGGATTTGAAAAATTAGCACCAGATTCCTCTTTAAATGACGGCTTATTTGATTTGCTTATTTTAAAGAAAGCCAACTTAGCGGAGTTCATTCGCGTTGCGACCCTTGCACTACGAGGTGAGCATATGCATGATTCTCACGTGATTTATACAAAAGCGAACAGAGTAAAAATTAGTACAGAAGAGAAAATGCAACTTAACTTAGACGGCGAATTTGGCGGACTACTTCCAGGCGAGTTTGTGAATATGTATCGTCATATTAATGTGTATATGCCAAAAGAGAAAGCGCAGGAAATTCGAGATAAAGAAAAAGAACTGAACATGGAAAATGAACTGAAGGATGTTTAA
- the gatB gene encoding Asp-tRNA(Asn)/Glu-tRNA(Gln) amidotransferase subunit GatB: MNFETIIGLEVHVELKTDSKIFSASPNAFGSEPNANTSVIDLGYPGVLPVLNKRAVEFAMKAAMALNCEIATDTKFDRKNYFYPDNPKAYQISQFDKPIGENGWIDIEVKGEKKRIRINRLHLEEDAGKLTHSGNGYSLVDFNRQGTPLVEIVSEADMRSPEEAYAYLEKLKSIIQYTGVSDCKMEEGSLRCDANISLRPYGQEKFGTKSELKNLNSFTYVQKGLEHEEKRQAQVLLSGGLIEQETRRYDEATKKTILMRVKEGSDDYRYFPEPDLVELYIDEEWKESVRASIPELPDARQKRYVKELGLPSYDAHVLTLTKEMSDFFEETIAQEADAKQASNWLMGEVSAYLNKNNQELGETALTPKNLAGMIKLIEEGTISSKIAKKVFQHIIKDGGDPHEFVKKQGLVQISDEETLRKFVTDALDNNPQSIDDFKNGKDRAIGFLVGQIMKASKGQANPPMVNKILLEEIKKR, translated from the coding sequence ATGAATTTTGAAACGATTATCGGTCTTGAAGTACACGTTGAGTTAAAAACAGATTCTAAAATCTTTTCCGCAAGCCCGAATGCATTCGGCTCTGAGCCAAATGCAAATACGAGCGTAATTGATTTAGGATATCCAGGTGTTTTACCTGTTTTAAATAAAAGAGCGGTAGAATTTGCGATGAAAGCAGCAATGGCATTAAACTGTGAAATTGCTACTGACACAAAGTTTGATCGTAAAAACTACTTCTATCCAGATAACCCGAAAGCATACCAAATTTCACAATTTGATAAGCCAATCGGTGAGAACGGCTGGATTGATATTGAAGTAAAAGGTGAGAAGAAACGCATACGCATCAACCGTCTTCACCTTGAAGAAGATGCTGGTAAGTTAACTCACTCAGGCAACGGTTATTCTTTAGTTGACTTTAACCGTCAAGGTACACCACTTGTTGAAATCGTATCTGAAGCAGATATGCGTTCACCAGAAGAAGCATACGCATACCTTGAAAAGTTAAAATCAATCATCCAATATACAGGCGTTTCAGACTGTAAGATGGAAGAAGGTTCTCTTCGCTGTGATGCGAACATTTCACTTCGTCCATACGGTCAAGAGAAGTTCGGAACAAAGTCAGAGCTTAAAAACTTAAACTCTTTCACGTATGTTCAAAAAGGACTTGAACATGAAGAAAAGCGTCAAGCACAAGTACTTCTTTCAGGTGGCTTAATTGAACAGGAGACACGCCGCTATGATGAAGCAACAAAGAAAACAATTCTTATGCGTGTAAAAGAAGGATCTGACGACTATCGCTACTTCCCAGAGCCAGACCTTGTTGAGCTTTATATTGATGAGGAGTGGAAAGAGAGCGTTCGCGCAAGCATTCCAGAGCTTCCAGACGCACGCCAAAAGCGCTATGTCAAAGAGCTTGGTCTTCCATCATATGATGCTCACGTGTTAACTCTTACAAAAGAAATGTCTGATTTCTTTGAAGAGACAATTGCACAAGAAGCAGATGCAAAACAAGCCTCAAATTGGCTAATGGGTGAAGTATCAGCATACCTTAACAAAAACAATCAAGAGCTTGGTGAAACAGCTCTAACACCAAAGAATCTAGCTGGTATGATCAAACTTATTGAAGAAGGAACTATTTCTTCTAAAATTGCGAAAAAAGTATTCCAGCACATTATTAAAGACGGTGGCGATCCACACGAGTTTGTGAAAAAGCAAGGTCTTGTTCAAATTTCAGACGAAGAAACACTTCGTAAATTTGTAACAGACGCACTTGATAACAATCCGCAATCCATCGATGACTTCAAAAATGGGAAAGATCGTGCAATCGGCTTCCTTGTTGGTCAAATTATGAAAGCATCAAAAGGGCAAGCAAACCCTCCAATGGTTAACAAAATTTTACTTGAAGAAATCAAAAAACGTTAA